One part of the Candidatus Polarisedimenticolaceae bacterium genome encodes these proteins:
- the panB gene encoding 3-methyl-2-oxobutanoate hydroxymethyltransferase, protein MITVPAFRNRKGKGPPLVVLTAYDAATAAAAEAGGVDALLVGDSLGMVVLGHDNTLEVTMDDMVHHTRAVSRRRTHALLIADMPWLSYHLGPEDAVRNAARFVREASADAVKLEGGRKRLPAIRAILDAEIPVMGHLGLTPQSVLRMGGYKVQGRGAEEAEALLADARALADAGCFSIVLEGIPSPLAERVTAEVPVPTIGIGAGARCDGQVLVIHDLLGMLPGDVPKFVRRYLRLHDDAAAAVARFAADVRSGAFPSDAETYS, encoded by the coding sequence ATGATCACCGTACCGGCCTTCCGCAACCGCAAGGGCAAGGGCCCACCGCTCGTCGTGCTCACCGCCTACGACGCCGCCACCGCGGCGGCCGCCGAGGCGGGGGGCGTCGACGCCCTCCTCGTCGGCGATTCCCTGGGGATGGTGGTGCTCGGCCACGACAACACCCTCGAGGTGACCATGGACGACATGGTCCACCACACGCGGGCGGTCTCCCGGCGGCGCACCCACGCGCTGCTGATCGCCGACATGCCGTGGCTTTCCTACCACCTCGGTCCGGAGGACGCGGTGCGCAACGCCGCCCGTTTCGTCCGCGAGGCCTCGGCGGACGCGGTGAAGCTCGAGGGGGGGAGGAAACGGCTCCCGGCGATCCGCGCCATCCTCGACGCCGAGATCCCCGTGATGGGGCACCTCGGACTCACCCCCCAGTCGGTCCTCCGGATGGGCGGTTACAAGGTGCAGGGACGCGGCGCGGAGGAGGCGGAGGCGCTCCTCGCCGACGCCAGGGCCCTCGCCGACGCGGGGTGTTTCTCGATCGTCCTCGAGGGGATCCCGTCGCCGCTCGCCGAACGCGTCACGGCGGAGGTCCCCGTCCCCACGATCGGCATCGGGGCGGGGGCGCGGTGCGACGGGCAGGTTCTCGTGATCCACGACCTCCTCGGGATGCTCCCCGGCGACGTTCCGAAGTTCGTGCGGCGGTACCTCCGCCTTCACGACGACGCGGCTGCCGCGGTGGCGCGCTTCGCTGCGGACGTGCGCTCCGGGGCGTTCCCGTCGGACGCCGAGACGTATTCCTGA
- a CDS encoding deoxynucleoside kinase, giving the protein MKFRSIAVEGPIGVGKTSFVELLVKKFEAHKVLEQVDNPFLREFYSDKPGAAFQAQLFFLLSRYRQMQELSQRDLFRQVTVCDYIFPKDKIFAYLNLDDAELLIYDKLYAMLEGTVPKPDLVIFLQADTSRLMDRIRRRKRDYESQISEAYVNEVNKAYNYFFFNYTATPLLVINTSEIDFVHQEGDLDELVDQIRKMERGVQYYRPLGSSA; this is encoded by the coding sequence ATGAAATTCCGCTCCATCGCGGTCGAAGGGCCGATCGGCGTCGGGAAGACGTCGTTCGTCGAGCTTCTCGTCAAGAAGTTCGAAGCGCACAAGGTCCTCGAGCAGGTGGACAACCCCTTCCTTCGCGAGTTCTACAGCGACAAGCCGGGCGCTGCGTTCCAGGCGCAGCTGTTCTTCCTGCTGTCGCGTTACCGCCAGATGCAGGAGCTCTCGCAGCGCGACCTCTTCCGTCAGGTCACCGTCTGCGATTACATCTTCCCGAAGGACAAGATCTTCGCGTACCTCAACCTCGACGACGCGGAGCTTCTCATCTACGACAAGCTCTACGCGATGCTCGAGGGGACGGTGCCGAAGCCCGACCTCGTGATCTTCCTCCAGGCCGACACCTCGCGCCTGATGGACCGGATCCGCCGGCGCAAACGCGACTACGAGTCCCAGATCTCCGAGGCGTACGTCAACGAAGTGAACAAGGCGTACAACTACTTCTTCTTCAACTACACCGCGACGCCGCTTCTGGTGATCAACACGAGCGAGATCGACTTCGTGCACCAGGAGGGGGATCTCGACGAGCTCGTCGACCAGATCCGCAAGATGGAGCGCGGCGTGCAGTATTACCGTCCGCTCGGGTCGTCCGCCTGA
- the folK gene encoding 2-amino-4-hydroxy-6-hydroxymethyldihydropteridine diphosphokinase produces the protein MHGYIALGSNLGDRLAMLQAGLEGVSRGGIALRAVSSAWETEPVGTREPLWFLNAAARIETALDPEAVLAILLAVERDHGRVRGERNAPRSLDLDLLALGGLVRSGPGLELPHPRLWERAFVLAPLAEIEADLIEPVTLRTPAQALAALVAPTFARPVARLALPNDGPVYSRLS, from the coding sequence GCGACCGCCTGGCGATGCTCCAGGCGGGGCTCGAGGGGGTGTCCCGGGGGGGAATCGCCCTCCGGGCGGTCTCTTCGGCCTGGGAAACCGAGCCGGTGGGGACCCGCGAGCCCCTCTGGTTCCTCAACGCCGCGGCGAGGATCGAGACCGCGCTCGACCCCGAGGCGGTGCTCGCGATCCTGCTCGCCGTGGAGCGCGATCACGGCCGCGTGCGCGGCGAGCGGAACGCGCCGCGATCCCTCGACCTCGACCTCCTCGCTCTCGGGGGACTCGTCCGCTCGGGACCCGGCCTCGAGCTCCCGCACCCGCGCCTGTGGGAGCGCGCGTTCGTGCTGGCGCCGCTCGCCGAGATCGAGGCGGACCTGATCGAGCCCGTCACCCTCAGAACGCCCGCCCAGGCGCTCGCCGCGCTCGTCGCGCCGACGTTCGCGAGACCCGTCGCGCGTCTTGCCTTGCCGAACGACGGGCCCGTATACTCCCGCCTCTCATGA